In Brassica napus cultivar Da-Ae chromosome A3, Da-Ae, whole genome shotgun sequence, the sequence tttttgagcTATTTAGGATTCTTTGACGAAAATAGACAAAGTATGTAAGAGACATAAGAGATCTGGAACACCCTTACTCCTTGGAGCAACTAAGTGTTCTGTCTGAAGACTCCATCACTCTCGATGACAAGCTTAATCGCGTCCAGTGAGTATTATTAGTCCTCTGTTTAATGATCTCACTGTGTAGTCCCAATGATAGtgagaaaaaaaagtttaattttggATCCAAAAGTGTGAggcttttttttgtgtgtacaTGATCTTTAATGATTTGTGAGTTTGTGGGTTTTGGTTATGTGATCAATTCACGATAACGTTTACACCGACCATACGGATTATATGGCAACTATATTTGGTATGCGTTTGAGAACTAAGCTTAAAGAATGCTTGCCTCTCCACTATAAGGTCAACTATCCTTTTAAGTAAAAAGACAAGTTTTTTCAATGGTCATTTGTTATATATGTGTGATTGTTTCTGTTTCCTTTTACTTATGTTCAGGTTGATATCAGACTCATGCCGATGAACATTCAGGTAAGGAAGTTAGGAGATGGCTTAAGTCACTTAATTCATTTGTGGTCTCTTTTAAAACCTTAACAACTGTATAGTTTGCAAGAGTATGGATGATATGTCaagtgaaaaaaaattaacgaaTGTAACGCTCATGGATTTTGCTATACAAATTCATTTGTGCTTTGTTATTGCAGATGCTTCGTGGATTTTATTTGGTTTGGATAATTGCCCATGTGGCCTGTGAATGCATCCATGCAGATtggaatgtttttattttattttaaacagtACAGATCAGAGCAGAGGGTCTAAGGCTGAACAGACGTGTGGGGATCGAATACTTAGCAGTGTGGCTAACACGATCAGGATCTGTCCCACGCTATAACCTGATGGAAGATGCGGCTCCAGCTGAGATAAGTCGTGTCCAGAACTGGCAATGGATTAGGTATGAAGTGGAGTTGGACGGAGATGGGCTTGGAGTCAGGGTGAACAAAGAGTTGTTTGAGAGAGTTGTGGAAGAAGAGATGGAAAGAATCGAGAAAGAAGTTGGTAAAGATAAGTTTAAGAAAGGAATGTATAAGGACAACTGCAAGAAGTTTACAAAGCAATGTACTGCAAGTGAGCTTGATGATTTTCTTACACTTGCTGTTTATGATCATATTGTAGCTCACTACCCAAACAATGTGTCAAGGCCCtgagagaagaaaagaagatgctGGGAGAGAGAGTTTGAGATATGAGTGTTGTACTTTTGTCTTCTATGTTTGTTTCTCATTTGCTTTTTTTCTATATGTCTGTATATTGGATGAACTTGATGTTTTTATCTccaatatgaaataaatgttTCTATAACATCGCTTATAATGTGTAAGGGGCTATATAGCATTgtttattttgatattaaaCAATCTATAgagttcaaaatatataaaatacaattggctgtttgttatttctttttctatttttgatcTTCTGATTCTTTGGAGCTGCTAGGTTTTTATTATAACCGTGAAAAATATATGaatgataaatgtaaaaactttGCAAGTTAATTGCCTGATTATTGAAGTGTTGTCCTGACTCTTGAGAAAGAATATCGTAGAAAGATGACTGTTGATGACATACACAACATAATATTTTGCAGGAGAAGAATAACTGATCTGAATaagcaacaaaaaaacaataacactatatatatatatatatatgaatacatTAATCGTAGCTCAAAATGTACACAAATTAACCAGTAACATACACACGTTATCTTTCAATTGCAAGCATAATGAACTGCTGTAATACACCAAACACAGAtctccgcgcttgcgcggagtTGACGATTCCTAGTTTGAGTAATCTGAGACTGAAATAGAGGatcataaaatatgattaattactagcttcattttgttcatttgaGTGGAAAAAGCCGAGACCAAGGAATTTTAAGTCCCTTCTCGCTGCTATTTATTACACCTCTCAAATTAATCAAACGTCTTCACCTTGCTAAATGCATCACTCATATAGTATAGTCATATCCCCACTCGTCTTACACCACATGGTTTAAATAATGTGTTTTCAAGATCCTCTTGCGACGGAGTTTGGATTGACTCCCAGACACCAAAATTTGGCTAAGCTGCAATGATATAAATGGAACACACAAAATTTAACAAAACTTACCTCCTTTAAACAAAGTATTTTAAGGTAAAAGATAGTACGTATTCGATCGAACTAGAGATATATTTTAAGGTAGTAAATTTTTAAAGCATCTAAACACACATTGGAGTTCTATACACACATATACATATGTAATTGTGGGGTTCATATTGCAAACATTATGGTAAATAATTACATTTTCGCCAAAAAGTCAACTGTAGTAAATTATAAATCCGTAGTATTTATAACTTGCCTCTCTCATTTTATACTTcttaaaattgttataaaattaCATACAAAATAAATGAGCAaacccctttttttttaaaacaccaaGTTTTTCTGAGGAGGATTCCCGATTTGTGATGTTTTTCTCCTACGTTAACGAACGGCTATTACAATGGGGACGGTACGTTGATTTTAGTATATCACAACTTCGTAGTTTTTGATGAAAAAGAAGCCATAACTTAAATCAGCTAGCTGTATATGTAATACAAATTGACTTAAACGAATATATTTCATTCTAAATCATTTATATCGATTGATTTAGCATATGCATGCATATATTATTAAGATTgtcatatacaatttttttttattgggtaCGATACCGTTCATATGTACCcaataaagaaattaaaaatttctttattgccaaaaaaaaaaataataataataattctttaTTGCCTACTGTGTAATAAACTGCAAGACAAGTAAGGTACGATTAAACTTGCAGAAGAAGTTTGCGTCTTTTCTCTTACACGAGTTGTTTCTTgcgttataaatttttttgagaattttgatT encodes:
- the LOC125591225 gene encoding malate synthase, glyoxysomal-like → MATIFGMRLRTKLKECLPLHYKVDIRLMPMNIQIRAEGLRLNRRVGIEYLAVWLTRSGSVPRYNLMEDAAPAEISRVQNWQWIRYEVELDGDGLGVRVNKELFERVVEEEMERIEKEVGKDKFKKGMYKDNCKKFTKQCTASELDDFLTLAVYDHIVAHYPNNVSRP